Proteins from a genomic interval of Streptomyces sp. NBC_01445:
- a CDS encoding DUF2637 domain-containing protein, producing the protein MSHSTPTPAHINSWDRAAIVALGGAGCALSYDALQQMATAIHIRGFLTFVFPLVIDGFIAYGVRALLVLRTAPLAARCYVWLLFATATAASIWANALHAVRLNEQQPERTGLRLGDVTVGVLSTLAPLALAGAVHLYILIARRITEAAVTGTMDNQSDRSGRDGAADPDTVAIATGHVLADNVRRPTVQSSATEVSLATNTVTASAEASGHSRVGPEPERHDRAADLDGQSVTRPRLATVLPQAKAPEAVGDTIRARRPDSRDQKPTAVTDDQLLDIARTAVSDSGRVTRKVVGDAIRSRNLGLGNDRLTDLMRLLREERDKAQQQVSESVN; encoded by the coding sequence ATGAGCCACTCGACGCCGACACCGGCCCACATCAACTCATGGGACCGAGCCGCCATCGTCGCCCTCGGCGGCGCCGGATGCGCACTCTCCTACGACGCCCTCCAACAGATGGCCACCGCCATCCACATCCGAGGCTTCCTGACCTTCGTCTTTCCCCTGGTCATCGACGGCTTCATCGCCTACGGAGTACGCGCACTCCTCGTCCTGCGCACCGCACCCCTCGCCGCCCGCTGCTATGTCTGGCTGCTCTTCGCAACAGCGACCGCCGCCAGCATCTGGGCCAACGCACTGCACGCAGTACGCCTCAACGAACAACAGCCCGAGCGCACCGGCCTCCGGCTCGGCGACGTCACCGTCGGGGTGTTGTCCACCCTGGCCCCACTCGCCCTGGCCGGAGCCGTCCACCTGTACATCCTCATCGCCCGCCGAATAACCGAAGCAGCTGTGACCGGGACAATGGACAACCAGAGTGACCGGAGCGGGCGGGACGGCGCTGCTGACCCGGACACCGTCGCGATAGCCACCGGCCACGTACTCGCAGACAACGTCCGTCGGCCGACCGTCCAGTCATCGGCCACAGAAGTGTCCCTGGCGACCAACACGGTCACAGCGTCGGCCGAAGCCTCCGGACACTCGCGGGTCGGCCCGGAACCCGAACGCCATGACCGCGCTGCCGACCTGGACGGACAGTCGGTCACCAGACCTCGGCTGGCAACCGTCCTTCCCCAGGCGAAAGCGCCAGAGGCCGTCGGGGACACCATCCGCGCTCGCCGCCCGGACAGCCGTGACCAGAAGCCAACGGCGGTCACCGACGACCAACTCCTCGACATCGCCCGCACCGCGGTCAGCGACTCCGGACGCGTGACCCGGAAGGTCGTCGGCGACGCCATCCGAAGCCGAAACCTCGGTCTGGGCAACGACCGGCTCACCGACCTCATGCGCCTCCTGCGCGAAGAACGTGACAAGGCCCAGCAACAGGTCAGCGAATCGGTCAACTGA
- a CDS encoding plasmid mobilization relaxosome protein MobC: MPRDQIRSIRLTRDELDLVHHAAESVGLKTAGFLADSAVAVAQAQDSPKVWLLDQRRQVEELMAASTQLARAGNTLNQVARILNSGGHVEYAGEAVARVLRAAARIEAAAIELARR, translated from the coding sequence GTGCCCCGCGACCAAATCCGCAGCATCCGCCTGACCCGCGACGAACTCGACCTCGTCCACCACGCCGCCGAATCCGTCGGCCTGAAGACGGCCGGATTCCTCGCAGACTCCGCGGTCGCGGTCGCCCAGGCCCAAGACAGTCCGAAAGTCTGGCTGTTGGACCAGCGCCGCCAAGTCGAGGAACTGATGGCCGCGAGCACCCAGCTCGCCCGCGCCGGCAACACCCTCAACCAGGTCGCCCGCATCCTCAATTCCGGAGGCCACGTCGAATACGCAGGCGAGGCGGTCGCGCGCGTCCTGCGGGCCGCGGCCCGTATTGAGGCTGCGGCTATCGAACTGGCCAGGCGGTGA
- a CDS encoding relaxase/mobilization nuclease domain-containing protein produces MVPDVSTGSRTYGLLAYLYGPGRRDEHTDPHIVAAWRPELAPDPGRDPAATLKQLTDRLDLPVLALPKDRRPTQQVWHCPVRTAPDDRHLTDAEWGEVARRIVHATGIAEKGDDKACRWVAVRHADDHIHIVATLKREDGRSPRRHEDGIRAQAQCRKIEREWGLQILNEGDGTAAQRPTSAERSKAERAGRAEPPRETLREQVRQALAGAADEDEFFRRLTEVGLRLEKRIAPSGDTIGYKVALPGDRNRDGQPVWFPGSKLAPDLSLPRIRERLEVGTVDNEPVPGGPVHQSSRPARARRNATRIAEQALTTLAGDHDGDIAAQLVGVGELLDAVAQTSPASTRKQLSEAARTFERATRSHIRAEHADHHALRSAARGIVRAGNALGKGEDGGTTAMLLSTMVLVTFAAIQWHSARGHTQQAAAARQAAQHLRAAYRTAAATPLNTMRAQGRHLPAPVCERYAHTLEGALPTQADHLLCEPGWDALAATLAQAEHKGHDPEALLQKAIESRELETADNVTDVLVWRLRRIGELPAASISARVRTNPRLHPPQPQAPKPATTEYPHRRGTNSSRRPGPLR; encoded by the coding sequence GTGGTTCCGGACGTCTCTACCGGCAGCCGTACGTACGGACTCCTCGCCTATCTCTATGGCCCCGGCCGCCGGGACGAACACACCGACCCGCACATCGTCGCCGCCTGGCGGCCGGAACTCGCCCCAGACCCAGGCCGCGACCCGGCCGCCACCCTCAAGCAGCTCACCGACCGACTCGACCTCCCCGTTCTCGCCCTGCCCAAGGACCGACGCCCGACCCAGCAGGTCTGGCACTGCCCCGTACGCACCGCGCCTGACGACCGGCACCTCACCGACGCCGAGTGGGGCGAGGTAGCCCGCCGCATAGTCCACGCCACAGGCATCGCCGAAAAGGGCGACGACAAGGCATGCAGGTGGGTCGCCGTACGCCACGCCGACGACCACATCCACATCGTCGCCACGCTCAAGCGCGAAGACGGACGCAGCCCTCGCCGCCACGAAGACGGCATTCGTGCCCAGGCCCAATGCCGCAAGATCGAAAGGGAATGGGGCCTACAGATCCTCAACGAGGGTGACGGAACCGCTGCTCAACGCCCGACCAGTGCCGAACGCTCCAAGGCCGAACGCGCGGGCCGGGCCGAACCGCCCCGCGAAACGCTACGCGAGCAGGTCCGCCAGGCCCTGGCCGGAGCCGCCGACGAGGACGAGTTCTTCCGCCGCCTCACCGAGGTCGGCCTGCGTCTCGAAAAGCGCATCGCTCCCTCCGGCGACACCATCGGATACAAGGTCGCCTTGCCCGGCGACCGCAATCGCGACGGCCAGCCCGTCTGGTTCCCCGGCTCCAAGCTCGCCCCCGACCTCTCCCTGCCCAGGATCCGGGAACGCCTCGAAGTTGGAACCGTCGACAACGAGCCAGTCCCCGGCGGCCCCGTCCACCAGTCCTCCCGACCGGCCCGCGCACGACGTAACGCCACCCGCATCGCTGAGCAGGCGCTCACGACGCTCGCCGGAGACCACGACGGAGACATAGCCGCGCAGCTCGTCGGCGTCGGTGAACTCCTCGACGCGGTCGCCCAGACGTCCCCGGCCTCCACCCGCAAGCAACTCTCCGAAGCAGCCCGCACCTTCGAGCGCGCCACCCGCTCCCACATCCGTGCCGAGCACGCCGACCATCACGCTCTACGGTCCGCTGCGCGCGGCATCGTCCGTGCCGGCAACGCCCTGGGCAAAGGCGAGGACGGCGGCACCACCGCGATGCTCCTGTCCACCATGGTCCTCGTCACCTTCGCCGCCATTCAATGGCACTCCGCCCGCGGACACACCCAACAGGCCGCTGCCGCCCGGCAAGCCGCCCAACACCTGCGCGCCGCGTACCGAACAGCTGCCGCCACCCCCCTGAACACGATGCGCGCGCAGGGCCGCCACCTCCCCGCCCCCGTCTGCGAGCGCTACGCCCACACCCTCGAAGGCGCCCTCCCCACACAGGCCGACCACCTCCTCTGCGAACCCGGCTGGGACGCCCTTGCCGCCACCCTCGCCCAAGCCGAACATAAAGGACACGATCCTGAGGCGCTCCTTCAAAAAGCCATCGAATCACGCGAGTTGGAAACCGCTGACAACGTCACCGACGTACTCGTCTGGCGACTGCGTCGCATCGGAGAGCTGCCAGCAGCTTCCATCTCAGCCCGCGTACGAACGAACCCCCGGTTGCACCCGCCACAGCCCCAAGCCCCGAAGCCAGCGACAACCGAGTATCCGCACCGCAGGGGCACGAACAGCTCGCGCAGGCCAGGCCCACTGCGCTGA
- a CDS encoding ATP-dependent helicase → MKTTIDKVIGELEARRSFLVEAGAGAGKTTTLVEALEHSLRSQGAELASKGRRIACITFTNVAKRKITDRIRDNPLVAVATIHEFLWEIIKGFGAELWQQIIEYNDALPTPEDLSELTSPLPPVQYVDRRRRLDRGEISHDEVIDLALRMVTRHPKLTRLIADCYPVVFVDEYQDTSPKTIRLLLDHLAGAGRQSCVVGLFGDSMQKIYATGQGAVLHSKLTVITKHENYRCSPPVVSVLNKIRPELQQEAVGEHTDGEVHLFLNSALPTGQARLDAARRQLAELGWSDDTTSYLMLTHRGIAGALSYGALLQQYQILGSRGRDKLLDNDEPYVEYFSRVEALCRAFHALDYAELTTLLVAGRTIITSHTDKQRIAADIRQLTTVRESGTIGDVLDHMARQHLLSVPRKLSDLERRRRSEDLEGYDAKLAEFSNALREVPYKEVIRFIEYREQLTPFHTQHGVKGDEFDNVIVIIDDGSWTQYNMGKMLTGRDLEKRLERSRNLFYVSCSRARRGLAVVFLTDVPDEALPNAYDWFASGTVHS, encoded by the coding sequence GTGAAGACGACGATCGACAAGGTTATCGGTGAACTGGAAGCACGGCGTAGCTTCCTGGTGGAGGCCGGTGCCGGCGCTGGCAAGACCACGACACTGGTCGAGGCTCTGGAGCACAGCCTCCGGAGCCAGGGTGCGGAATTGGCGAGCAAGGGCCGTCGCATCGCATGCATCACCTTCACCAACGTGGCCAAACGCAAGATCACCGACCGGATCCGCGACAACCCGCTCGTGGCGGTTGCAACCATCCATGAGTTTCTCTGGGAGATCATCAAGGGCTTCGGAGCCGAGCTGTGGCAGCAGATCATTGAATATAACGATGCTCTGCCGACGCCCGAGGATCTCAGCGAGCTAACCAGCCCTCTGCCGCCTGTCCAGTATGTCGACCGGCGGCGGCGCCTGGACCGGGGGGAGATATCCCACGACGAGGTCATCGACCTCGCGCTGCGCATGGTGACCCGGCATCCCAAACTCACACGTCTCATCGCCGATTGCTACCCCGTCGTCTTCGTGGATGAGTACCAGGACACCTCCCCCAAGACGATCCGCCTGCTGCTCGACCACCTCGCTGGGGCCGGCCGCCAGTCCTGCGTCGTTGGACTGTTCGGCGACTCCATGCAGAAGATCTACGCCACGGGGCAGGGCGCCGTTCTGCACTCCAAGCTGACCGTCATCACCAAGCACGAGAACTACCGCTGCTCTCCCCCGGTTGTCTCCGTTCTCAACAAGATCCGTCCCGAGCTGCAGCAGGAAGCGGTGGGCGAGCACACAGACGGGGAAGTGCACCTCTTCCTCAACTCTGCTTTGCCCACTGGCCAGGCACGCCTGGATGCGGCTCGTCGGCAACTCGCCGAACTGGGCTGGAGCGACGACACCACCAGCTACCTGATGCTCACCCACCGAGGGATCGCGGGAGCCCTGTCCTACGGTGCCCTTCTGCAGCAGTACCAGATCCTCGGCTCTCGAGGTCGCGACAAGCTTCTGGACAACGACGAGCCCTACGTCGAATATTTCAGCCGGGTCGAAGCTCTCTGTCGTGCCTTCCACGCGCTCGACTACGCAGAGCTCACAACCCTTTTGGTGGCAGGACGGACCATCATCACAAGTCACACTGACAAGCAGCGGATCGCAGCCGACATCAGACAACTGACCACGGTGCGAGAGTCCGGAACAATCGGTGACGTACTCGACCACATGGCTCGGCAGCACCTTCTGTCAGTGCCCCGCAAGCTCAGCGACCTCGAACGCCGACGGAGGTCTGAAGACCTCGAAGGCTACGACGCAAAACTGGCCGAATTTTCTAACGCCCTGCGGGAAGTCCCCTACAAGGAAGTCATCCGCTTCATCGAGTACCGCGAGCAGCTCACCCCGTTCCACACCCAGCATGGAGTCAAGGGCGACGAGTTCGACAACGTCATCGTGATCATCGACGACGGGTCGTGGACCCAGTACAACATGGGCAAGATGCTCACCGGCCGCGACCTCGAGAAACGACTGGAGCGATCACGCAACCTCTTCTATGTCTCGTGCTCCAGAGCTCGCCGTGGCCTCGCGGTCGTCTTCCTCACCGACGTCCCCGACGAAGCCCTGCCCAACGCCTACGACTGGTTCGCGTCAGGCACCGTGCACTCTTGA
- a CDS encoding ATP-dependent nuclease — protein MHVTHAKVANFRALRDAEIQIDASTTLVVGRNNSGKTSFVNLFEKFFSPSDDVKFVLEDFTTSRIADLEHARRQFTDAAQLDAAGDREAAEALRSKALELVPAIRLAITVEYDEEDDLAPISAAILDLDETCRSVRIVATLAAGDPVKLLADFSEAARRAGSQFDSYKWLRRKFNEYFTATYRAVSPVDDSVSRELKPTAARSILAVRFIYAQNKFDDTPADKTRTLSKTFEAYYRASSSDDNRGQNVDRIEEALALASKELDSNYDELFEPFLDDLSRFGLQLMSPLHPPRIVALIEGAAVLRGSTRIQYPSGDDQYPLPEGHNGLGYSKLIFTILQIRGFIESCSKASPRPALQILFIEEPEAHLHPQMQETFIKNIEEYIRSKTDRKVQVVITTHSSHMVARSGFSKIRYFDAAEHHVTIKDMSTFQASVKKRSDGRETLRFLEQYMELHRCDMFFADKIILIEGTAERLLLPKMIARCAARLQHQYVSVIEVGDAYAVRFRSLLEFLNVKTLIITDIDSVDPSQKKRLGCHPATPGACTSNSTLKHWLPGKEAIIELLSTPNEDKVSKNVRVAYQVPEQPGGSFGRSFEDAFIIANALVLADNISGLALKGHFDRTVGEHPSEAAIATQAYQIAENLRDHKTDFAFDAMLLNGWKVPRYIDEGLQWLTLP, from the coding sequence ATGCACGTCACCCACGCCAAAGTGGCTAACTTCCGCGCCTTGCGTGACGCGGAGATCCAGATCGACGCGTCGACGACACTGGTCGTGGGCCGGAACAACAGCGGCAAGACATCATTCGTCAACCTGTTCGAGAAATTCTTCAGCCCGAGCGACGATGTCAAGTTCGTCCTTGAGGACTTCACCACAAGTCGCATTGCCGACCTGGAGCACGCTCGCCGACAGTTCACTGACGCCGCGCAGCTGGACGCTGCGGGCGACAGAGAGGCCGCTGAAGCTCTGCGGAGTAAGGCGCTTGAGCTGGTGCCGGCCATTCGTCTCGCGATCACGGTCGAATACGACGAGGAGGACGACCTCGCCCCCATCAGCGCCGCGATCCTCGATCTCGACGAGACCTGCCGCAGTGTCCGCATCGTTGCCACGCTGGCTGCCGGCGACCCGGTGAAGCTCCTTGCGGACTTCAGCGAAGCCGCTCGCCGTGCTGGGAGCCAGTTCGACAGCTACAAGTGGCTGCGTCGGAAGTTCAACGAGTACTTCACGGCGACGTACCGTGCGGTGAGCCCCGTCGATGACTCGGTCAGCCGTGAACTCAAACCGACTGCCGCGCGGTCGATACTCGCGGTCCGCTTCATCTACGCGCAGAACAAGTTCGACGACACTCCCGCGGACAAGACCCGGACCCTGTCGAAGACGTTCGAGGCCTACTACCGGGCCTCAAGCAGTGATGACAACCGTGGGCAGAATGTCGACCGGATCGAAGAGGCGCTCGCGCTGGCGTCGAAGGAGCTGGACTCCAACTACGACGAACTCTTCGAGCCGTTCCTCGACGACCTGAGTCGCTTCGGCCTGCAGCTGATGTCTCCACTGCACCCGCCCCGAATCGTCGCTCTGATCGAGGGCGCTGCCGTCCTGCGTGGGAGCACCCGGATCCAGTACCCCTCCGGGGATGATCAGTACCCGCTGCCTGAAGGCCACAACGGCCTCGGCTACAGCAAGCTCATCTTCACTATTTTGCAGATCAGGGGCTTCATCGAGAGCTGCAGCAAGGCTAGCCCACGGCCTGCGCTGCAGATCCTTTTCATCGAGGAACCTGAGGCCCACCTGCATCCCCAGATGCAGGAGACGTTCATCAAGAACATCGAGGAGTACATCCGGAGCAAGACCGACCGGAAGGTGCAGGTCGTCATCACCACGCACTCTTCCCACATGGTCGCCAGGAGTGGTTTCTCGAAGATCCGCTACTTCGACGCCGCGGAGCATCACGTCACCATCAAGGACATGTCCACGTTCCAGGCCAGCGTCAAGAAGAGGAGCGACGGCAGGGAGACTCTGCGGTTCTTGGAGCAGTACATGGAACTGCACCGCTGCGACATGTTCTTCGCAGACAAGATCATCCTCATCGAGGGGACGGCCGAACGTCTCCTCCTGCCGAAGATGATCGCCCGTTGCGCAGCGCGTCTGCAGCACCAGTACGTCTCGGTCATCGAAGTAGGCGACGCCTACGCGGTCCGCTTCCGCAGCCTGCTGGAGTTCCTCAACGTCAAGACCCTCATCATCACGGACATCGACTCCGTCGACCCGTCCCAGAAGAAACGCCTCGGCTGTCATCCTGCCACCCCGGGTGCCTGCACCTCCAACTCCACCCTGAAGCACTGGCTTCCGGGCAAGGAAGCCATCATCGAACTACTCTCAACACCGAACGAAGACAAGGTGAGCAAGAACGTTCGAGTCGCCTATCAGGTGCCCGAACAGCCAGGCGGGTCCTTCGGCCGCAGCTTCGAGGACGCCTTCATCATCGCCAACGCCCTTGTCCTCGCCGACAACATCTCCGGCCTCGCTCTGAAGGGGCACTTCGACCGCACTGTCGGCGAGCACCCCAGCGAGGCAGCAATCGCGACGCAGGCTTACCAGATCGCGGAGAATCTCCGTGACCACAAGACAGACTTCGCCTTCGACGCCATGCTTCTGAACGGCTGGAAGGTGCCCCGGTACATCGACGAGGGCCTGCAGTGGCTGACACTACCGTGA
- a CDS encoding class I SAM-dependent methyltransferase, protein MSQGAWDVYAMTKGPGRAVNSAGHSTWFNWTQYADHGPGVELLGTPDRALDLGCGTGRNAAHLATVGVRTVGVDVAGARVKQAQEQWKALERVTFAQADALAYLGSAPWFDAVYSVFGALWFTDPAHLLPAIYEHLTPGGVLAFSQEPPIAECYGPQGAYVRGTDRKPHAIRRWAYEPGVWAQALERFGFSEVRAGTVPAPDGEHLGTLLVTARRCDRAR, encoded by the coding sequence ATGAGCCAAGGCGCGTGGGACGTCTACGCAATGACCAAAGGCCCAGGGCGGGCGGTCAACTCCGCAGGCCATTCAACGTGGTTCAACTGGACGCAATACGCGGACCACGGACCCGGCGTGGAACTCCTCGGCACGCCGGACCGCGCGCTGGACCTGGGCTGTGGGACGGGCCGCAACGCCGCGCATCTGGCCACTGTCGGGGTGCGGACGGTCGGCGTCGATGTCGCCGGCGCCCGCGTCAAGCAGGCGCAGGAGCAGTGGAAGGCCCTGGAACGGGTGACGTTCGCGCAGGCGGACGCGCTCGCCTATCTGGGCTCGGCGCCATGGTTCGACGCGGTGTACTCGGTGTTCGGCGCGCTCTGGTTCACCGACCCGGCCCACCTGCTGCCCGCGATCTATGAGCATCTCACTCCGGGCGGAGTACTGGCGTTCTCCCAGGAGCCGCCCATCGCCGAGTGCTACGGCCCCCAGGGCGCCTATGTGCGCGGCACGGACAGGAAGCCGCATGCCATCCGGCGGTGGGCGTACGAACCCGGTGTGTGGGCTCAGGCCCTGGAACGCTTTGGGTTCAGCGAGGTGCGGGCCGGCACCGTGCCCGCTCCCGACGGCGAGCACCTGGGCACGCTGCTGGTCACCGCACGCCGCTGTGACCGGGCTCGCTAG
- a CDS encoding glycine-rich domain-containing protein, with protein MTDTSTPIKRTDPRKVCSKEFFERITNRLLNAHPTFERALAERITEQGLAYLYTAARAGELLSPSPIVDLAWHAMILHTRDYADWCDEFAGHFVHHIPEDAAVDRSEAAAARTRTVAAITVQGFAVDEELWPAFAAKCNQCHAGCHDSPK; from the coding sequence ATGACCGACACCTCGACGCCGATCAAGCGGACCGACCCCCGCAAAGTGTGCTCGAAGGAGTTCTTCGAGCGCATCACGAACCGGCTCCTCAACGCGCACCCGACGTTCGAGCGGGCACTGGCCGAGCGGATCACCGAGCAGGGCCTGGCCTACCTGTACACCGCCGCCCGTGCCGGGGAGCTGCTGTCGCCGTCGCCGATCGTGGACCTCGCCTGGCACGCGATGATCCTGCACACCCGCGACTACGCCGACTGGTGCGATGAGTTCGCCGGTCACTTCGTACACCACATTCCCGAGGACGCTGCCGTCGACCGCAGCGAGGCCGCCGCCGCACGCACCCGTACGGTCGCAGCGATCACTGTTCAAGGGTTCGCGGTCGACGAGGAGTTGTGGCCTGCCTTCGCGGCGAAGTGCAACCAGTGCCACGCCGGGTGCCACGACAGCCCGAAGTAG
- a CDS encoding helix-turn-helix domain-containing protein, with protein MNSSPSSAAQAARAQVAARLLDVRRTAGLKAVELAASCGWHKSKVSRLENARMLPSDADIRAWCTACRAPDQVSDLIAKTRDADLLYVEWKRLHRDGIRRMQESAVPLYEGTSVFRVYCHNVVPGLSQVHGYAEALMNLISDFQGTPNDSPEAATARLERSRVIYEGQHRFVLLIEQAVLGYRFGTPSVMAGQLGYLLEVMSLPSVAFGIVPQPAERTMWPLETFMIFDKSRVQVETLTAEINITAPDEIAAYSRAFDRLRDMAVFGPKARALILKEIAALG; from the coding sequence ATGAACAGCAGTCCTTCATCTGCCGCCCAAGCGGCCCGCGCTCAGGTCGCCGCACGTCTGCTCGACGTGCGCAGGACCGCCGGCCTCAAGGCCGTGGAGCTGGCCGCCTCCTGCGGCTGGCACAAGTCGAAGGTGTCCCGGCTGGAGAACGCCCGGATGCTGCCCTCGGACGCGGACATTCGCGCCTGGTGCACGGCATGCCGGGCACCCGACCAGGTCAGTGACCTGATCGCCAAGACGCGGGATGCGGACCTGCTCTACGTGGAGTGGAAGCGACTGCACCGCGACGGCATCCGCCGCATGCAGGAGAGCGCGGTCCCGCTGTACGAGGGCACGAGCGTGTTCCGCGTCTACTGTCACAACGTCGTCCCTGGCCTCTCGCAGGTCCACGGGTACGCCGAAGCGCTGATGAACCTGATCAGCGACTTCCAGGGAACCCCGAACGACTCCCCCGAAGCGGCGACCGCCCGCCTGGAGCGCTCCCGGGTCATCTATGAGGGCCAGCACCGGTTCGTGCTGCTCATCGAACAGGCCGTTCTCGGTTACCGGTTCGGCACGCCCTCGGTGATGGCGGGACAACTGGGCTACCTGCTGGAAGTGATGTCGCTGCCCAGCGTGGCATTCGGCATCGTGCCCCAGCCGGCCGAGCGGACCATGTGGCCGCTGGAGACCTTCATGATCTTCGACAAATCGCGTGTGCAGGTGGAGACGTTGACCGCGGAGATCAACATCACCGCACCCGACGAGATCGCTGCCTACTCGCGCGCCTTCGACCGCCTGCGGGACATGGCGGTGTTCGGGCCAAAAGCACGCGCCCTGATCCTAAAGGAGATCGCCGCTCTCGGGTGA
- a CDS encoding DUF6879 family protein — protein MSNVPSFDELLDSAQHQALHLEMRDHYGVDEEADTVGAWRDSGVVPAVDSAFWKPWVELVQRTVARGVAVRRARVVSEPVTEYIRFEHAITGANLYAGEQVRWLPRARASHLMLPGNDFWLIDDRVIRFNIFSGDGKAVEPQASWDAGVIKQSTHAFETVWELGIDHEQYAL, from the coding sequence TTGTCGAACGTTCCCAGTTTTGACGAGCTGCTCGACAGCGCACAGCACCAGGCGTTGCACCTGGAGATGCGCGACCACTACGGCGTCGACGAAGAGGCTGACACCGTGGGCGCCTGGCGCGACAGCGGCGTTGTCCCGGCCGTCGACTCGGCATTCTGGAAGCCGTGGGTCGAACTCGTCCAGCGCACCGTCGCCCGTGGCGTGGCCGTAAGGCGCGCTCGCGTCGTATCGGAGCCGGTCACGGAGTACATCCGATTCGAACACGCGATCACCGGCGCCAACCTCTACGCCGGGGAACAGGTCAGGTGGCTGCCGCGCGCCCGCGCCTCGCACCTGATGCTTCCGGGAAACGACTTCTGGCTGATCGACGACCGGGTCATCCGGTTCAACATCTTCAGCGGCGACGGGAAAGCCGTAGAGCCGCAGGCCAGTTGGGACGCGGGCGTCATCAAGCAGAGCACGCACGCCTTTGAGACAGTGTGGGAGCTCGGAATCGATCACGAGCAGTACGCCCTCTGA
- a CDS encoding DUF4913 domain-containing protein produces MSEPARDGAELVRIPDHDLDDLVSTVTQLVTETRKQNETLARLTDEETSINDGADGEAESVSTATSPSGAAQTAPVTSAEAPTSIFILALDGTAYTEELATLTKWVDDLLLPVYGREVSTSRPWCEQWLEHPEAVARLHALWLAWQQLTDVEAGLTGPSTWHRDHLDPTLLQLRTPDGPFGACTTNATRPNHRLLASPQSAGA; encoded by the coding sequence ATGTCCGAGCCCGCACGGGACGGGGCCGAGCTGGTACGCATACCGGACCACGACCTGGACGACCTGGTCTCCACGGTTACGCAGTTGGTCACGGAGACCCGTAAGCAGAACGAAACGCTCGCCCGCCTCACCGACGAGGAGACGTCCATCAACGACGGCGCCGACGGTGAGGCAGAGTCCGTGAGCACGGCGACCTCGCCTTCCGGTGCCGCGCAGACCGCGCCGGTCACCTCGGCCGAGGCACCGACTTCCATTTTCATCCTGGCGCTCGACGGCACGGCGTACACCGAGGAACTCGCCACGCTCACCAAGTGGGTGGACGACCTGCTGCTGCCGGTGTACGGGCGGGAGGTCTCCACCAGTCGCCCGTGGTGCGAGCAGTGGCTGGAGCACCCCGAAGCGGTGGCACGGTTGCATGCCTTGTGGCTGGCCTGGCAGCAGCTCACCGATGTCGAGGCCGGCCTCACGGGCCCATCGACCTGGCACCGCGATCATCTCGATCCCACGCTGCTTCAACTCCGCACCCCTGACGGCCCATTTGGGGCGTGCACCACCAACGCAACCCGCCCCAACCACCGACTGCTGGCCTCCCCCCAGTCCGCCGGAGCCTGA